A genomic region of Parambassis ranga chromosome 7, fParRan2.1, whole genome shotgun sequence contains the following coding sequences:
- the cbln4 gene encoding cerebellin-4, whose amino-acid sequence MVNSLILVLSWTLISEVVRAQNDTEPIVLEGKCLVVCDSNPATDWKASSSPLGISVRAANSKVAFSAVRSNNHEPSEMSNKTRIIYFDQVLVNIGNYFTFESVFLSPRKGVYSFNFHVIKVYQSQTIQVNLMLNGKPVISAFAGDKDVTREAATNGVLLYLEKEDKVYLKLEKGNLVGGWQYSTFSGFLVFPL is encoded by the exons ATGGTGAACTCCCTCATCCTGGTGCTCAGCTGGACTCTGATCTCGGAGGTTGTGAGAGCTCAGAATGACACCGAGCCGATCGTCCTGGAGGGCAAATGCCTGGTGGTGTGCGACTCCAACCCGGCTACGGACTGGAAGGCGTCCTCCTCTCCGCTCGGGATCTCGGTGCGCGCCGCTAACTCCAAGGTGGCTTTCTCTGCAGTCCGGAGCAACAACCACGAGCCGTCCGAGATGAGCAACAAGACCAGAATAATCTACTTCGACCAG GTTCTTGTGAATATTGGAAACTACTTCACCTTTGAATCCGTGTTTCTGTCCCCGAGAAAAGGAGTCTACAGTTTCAACTTCCATGTGATCAAAGTGTACCAGAGCCAAACCATACAG GTAAACCTGATGTTAAATGGAAAACCAGTCATCTCGGCCTTCGCGGGTGATAAAGACGTCACCCGCGAGGCCGCCACCAACGGAGTGCTGCTCTATCTGGAAAAAGAGGACAAAGTCTACCTGAAGCTGGAGAAGGGGAACCTGGTCGGCGGCTGGCAGTACTCCACATTCTCTGGCTTTCTCGTGTTCCctctgtaa